In the Butyricicoccus intestinisimiae genome, TCCGCCGGTTCAAATCGGCTGGTGAGGTCGCCGCGGAACATGGCAATAGACTGCTCTTTCCGCACACCGAGCACCGACCATTTTGGGCCGGTCATGCCGAGATCCGTGATATAGCCGGTTCCCTCCGGATTGACGCGCGCATCCGCCGTCGGCACATGCGTATGCGTGCCATAGACAGCGGAAACGCGTCCGTCCAGATAAAATCCCATCGCCAGCTTTTCCGACGTCGCAGATGCATGTATCTCACACACAGCAACATCATAGCGTCCTTCCTGCTCGCGCAAAATCCGGTCTGCGCGCAAAAACGGGTTGTCCGGACCATACTGCATATCACAGCGTCCAATCAGCTCAAACACCAGCACCCGCCAGCCGCTGCTGCTCTCGTAAATGCCAAAGCCCTCACCGGGGGACTGCGGCGCAAGATTGGCGGGACGGATGATATACCGGTTATCCTCCAAATAGGTGACGATGTTCTGTTTGCGGTACGTGTGATTGCCCAATGTGATAACGTCTGCACCGGCATCAAAAATCGCATCCGCCTGCTTGGGCGTAATGCCGACACCGCTGGCATTTTCTCCGTTGACAATCGTAAAGTCCGCGCCGACTTGTTTTTTGACGCGGCGCAGCACATGCTCTACGGTTTGCAGCCCCGGCTGAGATACCACATCTCCTACCGTCAGTATTTTCATAATTCTCTCCCTCTAAACAAAAGAGCGGCACAGAATTTCTCTATGCCGCCCATTTTTAATTCCTACTTAGTCAAACAGCGGGGAAACAGAAGATTCCTCGTAGATGCGTGCGATTGCCTCGGTAAATACCGGAGCAACCTGTAGCAGCTCAATCTTATCGCTGCGCTTTTCTGCCGGCAGCGGAATGGTGTCGAGCAGGGTCAGCTTCTTGATCGGGCTCTCCTCCAGACGCTGGATAGCCGGACCGGACAGAACGCCGTGCGATGCACAAGCATATACTTCCTTTGCGCCGCCAATTTTAATCAGCGCCTCAGCTGCGTGGCACAGCGTGCCGGCGGTGTCAATCAGGTCATCACTCAGGATGCAGGTCTTGCCCTTTACATCACCGATGATGTTCATAACCTCGGATACGTTCGCACGCGGACGACGCTTGTCGATAATCGCCAGACGATAATCCAGCTTCTCGCAGAACTTGCGGCAGCGGGTTACGGAGCCGAGATCCGGAGAGATAATCATCACGTCATCACGGCCGCGGCCAAACTTGCCGGCAATGTACGGAATCAGGACGGAAGCGCCCATCAGGTTGTCCACCGGGATATCAAAGAAGCCCTGCAGCTGCTGTGCGTGCAGATCCATGGTCAGCACGCGGTCTGCGCCAGCGGCAGTGATGATGTCAGCGACCAGCTTTGCAGAGATCGGATCACGAGCCTTGGACTTTCTGTCCTGACGTGCATAGCCGAAATACGGGATAACGGCGGTAATACGGCCTGCGGACGCACGCTTGCATGCATCAATCATAACGAGCAGTTCCATCAGATTGTCATTGACCGGGTTGCAGGTAGACTGGATGAGGAATACATCCGAACCGCGAACCGTCTCCGAGATGGAAACAGAAACCTCGCCGTCTGCGAAGTGACCGACGGTACACTTTGCCAGCGGCAGTCCCAGTGCAGATGCAATCTGCATAGCCAGTGCGGGATGCGAATTGCCCGCAAGAATCTTAATGTTTTTTCCGTGAGATATCATGATGGATTATCCTCCTGCATCCTGAAAAATTTACCGAACGCACGTGGCGTTTCGGTTCCAGCTTCTGAACTCAATCGAACCAGGTATCTATTGCTCTATATTTTTATCGTTAATCTTTCTGTCCGTGCATGCGACGGCGGCGGTCATTCCAGCCTTCTTTGTTTTCCTGCCGTGCACGGGCAACTGCCATCGCACCGTCCGGCACGTTCTTGGTAACCGTTGTGCCTGCGGCGGTCAATACGCGGTCGCCAAGCTCAACCGGCGCCACCAGATTGGTGTTGCAGCCGATGAAGCAGTCATCACCGATGACAGTCTTGCTCTTGGTATATCCGTCGTAGTTGACGATAACCGTGCCGCAACCGAAGTTTACGCGCTCACCGACTTCGGCATCGCCGATATAGGTCAGGTGCGAAACCTTGGTGTTGTCGCCAATATGTGCCTTCTTCAGCTCCACAAAGTCACCGATGCGGGTGTGGTTACCAACCTCACAGCCCGGACGGATATATGCAAACGGCCCCACCGTTGCATGGGCGCCGACCTTGCTCTCGTAAACCTGCGACGAATTGACGCTGGTTTCATCGCCAATCGACGCACAATCGAGAATCGTGTTCGGGCCAATCGTACAGCCGCAACCGATCCAGCTGCCCGGCTTAATCATCGTGCCCGGCAGAATGGTCGTGCCGTATCCGATCTGTGCATACGGGGAAACGTAGGTGTATTCCGGATCCAGCATGCTGATGCCCTTGCCCATCAGCTCGGCATTGATGCGGCGCTGAAGAATCTTCTGTGCACAATACGCATCATACGCCGTGTACACAGCGACATGCGCCTCCGTGCGGCAGGACTCCGTCTTTGCACTGATGCTCTCTGCAATGCGGATGGACTCCGTCAGAGACATCGGATGGCTGTCCAAAATTTTCTTGAGCACGTGCATCTGGAACACCGCGCAGTGCCATGTATCCGCCATGGCGCCGCAGGTCAGCATGCTGACGGCGTTTTTCGACTGCCGATGCATGCGAATGACGCGTTCGTACTCCTCCTGCTCTGCGTCCGGCATTGGCGTGGACAAAACCATAACGTCTCCGTCGAGCTTTTCCACAGCGGCGCGCAGCATCTCGGTAAAATCTGCGTCATCCGGGCACACAATGGACGGAATGCCTTCCAGCTCGGTCTCACTCTCCTGACGAACGTAGACCAGCTCGCATGCATCCGGCAATGCGTCCGCCACGATTCGTCCGACCGGGGAAAACAGAATTTCTCTCTGCACAGGGTACTTTCCGTCCCTGCTCCGTCTGCCGCCCAGCAAAATTGTATTCAATTTCTCACAAGACATGAATAGGCTATCCTTTCTTCAATCGAGGCTGTCAAAAGGGCAGACAACCCCCACGAAAATACTTAATCTTATTATACTATGTTCTTGAAAAAAAAACATCATAAAATATACAAAATTTCGCGGAATTCTTTCCCCTTGCACTATTACATTTGTCACGATATAATAGAGATATTATCATTCAGTGACAATTACTGAATCAGAACTGCACATTTTTCCACAAATACACCGCATTTGTGCAATGGGAGCAGGCACTTTTTTTCCGGAGGAACCCATGTCTCTTTCATCTCTAATCCCCGCCGGCGGGGACTTTTGTGTTTTACGCGCCGATGTTGTCGATACGCTTTTAACCTGCCGCGACGGCGACAGTGCGCTGGTATATCTCTATCTTGTCCGCAAGGGGCAGGCATTTGACGAGCGTGAAGCGCTGCGAGATTTACATTTGACGCGCGACCGCTACGACCGCGCCGTACACACGCTGACCAATCTGCGGCTCGTCCACACGCCCAACGAACAGCCTGTACAAGAGCGCTCCGCTGTGCCGCCGCGCTATTCGGTCTCGGAAATGCGCGCGCAGCGGGAGGACGATCACCGTTTCGCATCCGTCTGCCAAACCGCAGAGATTGTACTCGGCCGGCCGCTGACCGACTCACAGACGCGCACCCTGATGAACGCATATGAATATCTCGGCCTGCCCGCCGATGTTCTCATTGATCTGCTCACCTATCTGCACCGCAGCAAGGGAACCGTTTCCCGCCGCGACATCGATGAACAGGCGCATCTCTGGGCGGATATGGGTATTTTCTCTGCGGATGCCGCCGCCGCTTTTCTCGCGCAGCGCGAGCGTGAAAAGCCCTTGATGGACGAAATGCTTCGCGTCTTAGACATGGCAGGCCGCGACCCCGCACCGGACGAGTACCGTTATTTATCGCAGTTTATCCGGCAGGGCTTTGACGCAGAAGCCGTCCGCATCGCCAAGACGCGCATGTACGACCGTCTTGGCAAATTCAGCTGGAAATATCTCAACGGAATTCTCGAAAGCTGGCACAAAAAAGGCCTGCACACGGCGGCGGAAATTACCGCTGTGGAACCGGATTTGCGCCAGCCTGTTTCCGCCAAACAGGTACAGAATCCATCTGCACCGCCGCAGGCAGCCGAGAACGGCGGTCTTGCGGATTGGGAGCGTGAATGGCTGGCAGAATTCCACGCAATGACAAAGGAGGATGACCCGCATGGCGTATGATAAAGCATTGATTTCTTCCATTCTTCGGCAGCTGGAGCAGCAGCACGACCGCTATGAAGCGGAGGCGGAGAGCCGCCGCTATCAGCTGTCCGCAGACATCCCGCGTCTAGCAGAAATTGACCGGGAACTGCGCGGCACGGCGGCGAAGGCGATGCGCATCGCCTTTGAATCAAACAACACCGATGCCGCCATCGAGCAGTTAAAGCAGCGCAATCTCGCCTTGCAGGCGGAAAAGCGGAAATTATTGTTGGACAACGGCTATCCGGCAGATTATCTCACCGTGACCGTCAGCTGTCCCATCTGCCGCGACACCGGCTACGACGGCAGCCGGCTGTGCGCCTGCGTCAAGCGCCGCGCCGCAGAGATTCAAAAACAGGATTTATCCACCCTGCTGCCCGTTGACAAAGAAACCTTCTCGACCTTCCGGCTGGACTACTACAGCTCGCAGCCGGACAGCCGCTTCGGTCTCTCTCCGCGTCAAATGGCGCAGGCGAATCTCCAGCGCTGCCGCAGCTTCGCGGAACATTTCGGTTCCTCCTACGAAAATCTGCTGCTGTACGGCTCTGCCGGTCTTGGCAAAACCTTTTTGTCCTCATGCATCGCCCGCACGGTCACAGAGCGCGGATTCTCTGTGACCTACGACACCGCCATTTCCATTTTCGATCAATACAACGCGGTCAAATTCCGCACCGGCGATCCCGCCGCCGCGGCGCATGCCGTCGAGCGATTCCGCAGCGCAGATCTTTTGATTGTCGATGATTTGGGAACCGAGATGCCCAGCTCCTTTCATACGTCCTGCCTCTATGATCTCATCAGCAGACGTCTCATGAGCCGAAAGCCGACCATCTTAAGCACCAATCTCCTGCCCGCCGAGCTGGAAAACCGCTATTCTCAGGCGATTGCATCGCGTATTCTGGGCGAGTTCACGCAGCTGCGCTTTATCGGAAGCGATATTCGCCGCATCCGCAAGCAGCAGCGGCTGTAACGCGGCCATTGTGAATTTTTGCAAATTACACACAGAATCGTAACAATGGTTTTACTATTTGTTCACAACTTCCGCTGCCGAATACGCTATACTATGAGCATGGAACGAGGGAACGAAACGCTCGCTCCATACAAAAGATATGCCGGTATCTTTGAATTTCTCTTACCCCCTTTTTATTTTGTGAAACGTATGCGAAAACGAGGCAGCCATCCAAAACGGATGGCTGTTTTGTTTTGCGTTTTTGTTTGCAATGCCGCGGAAACCTGATATAATACGAGATAGAACCAGTCTATTGTTTGGTTTGTGAATTTGGGAGGTTTTTCCATGCCGAATATTATCCACGCCGCAGATCTTCACATCGGCGCAAAATTTGAATTTCTTCCGCCGGAGAGCGCCGCACAGGCAATCCGCCTACAGCTGACTGCACTCAAAGCACTGGTTGAGCACGCAGCTTCCAGCGCAGCGGACGCCCTGCTCATTGCCGGCGACTTATTTGACACGCCGGAGGTGCGCCCGCAGATTTCTTCTGTGGTATTTTCTATTTTATCCAAGTGCCCGTGCCCGATTTTCCTGTCTCCGGGCAACCACGACTATTATCACGCGGCTTCTCCGTATGCGACACAGCCGCTGCCGTCCAACCTGCACGTCTTTACTTCGCGCACGCTGACCCCTGTTGCGCTGGCAGACGGCAGCACCGTCATCTGGGGCGCAGCCTTTCAGGACAACAAGGCGTCCATTCCGCTGGATGTGCGTCTGGATCCGTTTAAGCTGAACATCTGCCTGCTTCACGGCGAATTGGGCGGAAACAGCGGCTACAACGCAATTTCCGAGAGTGCTGTCATCAGCAGCCATTTTGACTACATCGCACTGGGTCACAATCACCGATTCAGCGGCGTGTTCCGCATCGGTGAAACTGCACTGAGCTGTCCGGGCTGCTTTTCTGCAACGGCAAGCAATGAAACCGGCGTCAAGGGCTATCTGTCCGGCAAAATTGACAAGGGCATCGCCGCATTGACGCTGCATCCGTCCGGCACGGCACAGTTTGAGGACGTCTCGCTGTCTATCTCCGGACTGTCCGATGACACAGCGCTCGCAGAAGCACTTTTTCCGCTGCTACCGACGCCTACAGAGCATATCTGCTTAACTGTCCATCTGACCGGCACGCGCATGTATGAGCCGAATTTGGAAGCGCTGTCGCGTTCTCTGCGAAAAACGTTTCTGCACGCGCAGGTATTCGATGAATCCGCCGCCATGCAGGATCCCTATCGTTACAAGGACGAGGACGGTCTGCGCGGCACAGTGACCCGCGATTTCATGCACCGGATTTCGGAAAACAGCCACGACGAACAGACCTATGCCAAGCTGTCGCTGGCACTGGAATACGCACTCGCCGCGCTGGAAGGCCGCGATCCGGAATAACCGTCCACACCATACCGATACAAAAAAAGGCTGAGAAGCGTGTGCTTCTCAGCCTTTTTTATGCCTGCAGCTGTTCCCACAGCTGCATTATGGTCTTGTGATAAACCGGATGGACAAAGTACGGCGCAATCTGCGCCATTGGCCGAAGAACAAAGTCCCGCTTGGGAATCTCCGGATGCGGAATTGTCAACACGTCATCCGAGAACAGTTCTTCATCATAGAACAAAATATCCAAATCCAGTGTGCGCGGCCCCCAATGAATTTCACGGGTGCGGTGCGCCGTCTGTTCGATTTCGTGCAGGCGGTCGAGCAGCTCATGCGGCGTCCGCAGCGTCTTGACGCACAGCACCGCATTGAG is a window encoding:
- a CDS encoding TIGR00282 family metallophosphoesterase yields the protein MKILTVGDVVSQPGLQTVEHVLRRVKKQVGADFTIVNGENASGVGITPKQADAIFDAGADVITLGNHTYRKQNIVTYLEDNRYIIRPANLAPQSPGEGFGIYESSSGWRVLVFELIGRCDMQYGPDNPFLRADRILREQEGRYDVAVCEIHASATSEKLAMGFYLDGRVSAVYGTHTHVPTADARVNPEGTGYITDLGMTGPKWSVLGVRKEQSIAMFRGDLTSRFEPAEGVCVLQGAVFDIDESTGKCRGVQRIEEEYVPGK
- a CDS encoding ribose-phosphate pyrophosphokinase, with product MISHGKNIKILAGNSHPALAMQIASALGLPLAKCTVGHFADGEVSVSISETVRGSDVFLIQSTCNPVNDNLMELLVMIDACKRASAGRITAVIPYFGYARQDRKSKARDPISAKLVADIITAAGADRVLTMDLHAQQLQGFFDIPVDNLMGASVLIPYIAGKFGRGRDDVMIISPDLGSVTRCRKFCEKLDYRLAIIDKRRPRANVSEVMNIIGDVKGKTCILSDDLIDTAGTLCHAAEALIKIGGAKEVYACASHGVLSGPAIQRLEESPIKKLTLLDTIPLPAEKRSDKIELLQVAPVFTEAIARIYEESSVSPLFD
- a CDS encoding DapH/DapD/GlmU-related protein, with the protein product MSCEKLNTILLGGRRSRDGKYPVQREILFSPVGRIVADALPDACELVYVRQESETELEGIPSIVCPDDADFTEMLRAAVEKLDGDVMVLSTPMPDAEQEEYERVIRMHRQSKNAVSMLTCGAMADTWHCAVFQMHVLKKILDSHPMSLTESIRIAESISAKTESCRTEAHVAVYTAYDAYCAQKILQRRINAELMGKGISMLDPEYTYVSPYAQIGYGTTILPGTMIKPGSWIGCGCTIGPNTILDCASIGDETSVNSSQVYESKVGAHATVGPFAYIRPGCEVGNHTRIGDFVELKKAHIGDNTKVSHLTYIGDAEVGERVNFGCGTVIVNYDGYTKSKTVIGDDCFIGCNTNLVAPVELGDRVLTAAGTTVTKNVPDGAMAVARARQENKEGWNDRRRRMHGQKD
- a CDS encoding DnaD domain protein, which encodes MSLSSLIPAGGDFCVLRADVVDTLLTCRDGDSALVYLYLVRKGQAFDEREALRDLHLTRDRYDRAVHTLTNLRLVHTPNEQPVQERSAVPPRYSVSEMRAQREDDHRFASVCQTAEIVLGRPLTDSQTRTLMNAYEYLGLPADVLIDLLTYLHRSKGTVSRRDIDEQAHLWADMGIFSADAAAAFLAQREREKPLMDEMLRVLDMAGRDPAPDEYRYLSQFIRQGFDAEAVRIAKTRMYDRLGKFSWKYLNGILESWHKKGLHTAAEITAVEPDLRQPVSAKQVQNPSAPPQAAENGGLADWEREWLAEFHAMTKEDDPHGV
- a CDS encoding ATP-binding protein — its product is MAYDKALISSILRQLEQQHDRYEAEAESRRYQLSADIPRLAEIDRELRGTAAKAMRIAFESNNTDAAIEQLKQRNLALQAEKRKLLLDNGYPADYLTVTVSCPICRDTGYDGSRLCACVKRRAAEIQKQDLSTLLPVDKETFSTFRLDYYSSQPDSRFGLSPRQMAQANLQRCRSFAEHFGSSYENLLLYGSAGLGKTFLSSCIARTVTERGFSVTYDTAISIFDQYNAVKFRTGDPAAAAHAVERFRSADLLIVDDLGTEMPSSFHTSCLYDLISRRLMSRKPTILSTNLLPAELENRYSQAIASRILGEFTQLRFIGSDIRRIRKQQRL
- a CDS encoding metallophosphoesterase family protein; amino-acid sequence: MPNIIHAADLHIGAKFEFLPPESAAQAIRLQLTALKALVEHAASSAADALLIAGDLFDTPEVRPQISSVVFSILSKCPCPIFLSPGNHDYYHAASPYATQPLPSNLHVFTSRTLTPVALADGSTVIWGAAFQDNKASIPLDVRLDPFKLNICLLHGELGGNSGYNAISESAVISSHFDYIALGHNHRFSGVFRIGETALSCPGCFSATASNETGVKGYLSGKIDKGIAALTLHPSGTAQFEDVSLSISGLSDDTALAEALFPLLPTPTEHICLTVHLTGTRMYEPNLEALSRSLRKTFLHAQVFDESAAMQDPYRYKDEDGLRGTVTRDFMHRISENSHDEQTYAKLSLALEYALAALEGRDPE